From the genome of Aerococcus urinaehominis:
TAGACGTTGACAAAATGCGGTTCATGGTGTCCTCAACCCGGTATGATTCCGCATTAGATTCTGTCATAATTTGACCCGCTAACAGGGCTGTCTCTAAGACTTTTTTATGAGTATTCATTATCTTCCTCCATAGGTAATGTATTAGCTCAATCATTCTAACATAGATCATTAAGAAAAAATAAGAATTCTCTTTTTAAAATGAAAACTATCAGGTATAATGCTAGGGGTGCTTTATAATAAGTATAATTAATTTTATAAGCTTTGGGACCGGCCATATTTTCGGTCTTTTTGCCTTTAGAAAGGAGTTTTTATGAAAATAAATCGTCGTTTTCTATTCCAGACGATAGTCTTTATTGCGCTGGTGATTATTGCCATTCTTAATTGGCCAAATATCATCAAGTGGGTATCTGGTTTCTGGACAGTGCTCTTCCCCATTGTGCTTGGTGGTATGATGGCCTATGTGCTTAATATCCTGACTGCTAAATTTGAGCAGTGGTGGTTTCCTAAGAGTCAAAATAAATGGGTCAACCTAGCCCGTCGCCCAGTTAGTATCACCCTATCGCTTTTAGTTATTTTCCTCATAATTGCCTTTACAATCGGTATGGTCGTACCGCAGTTGATTGGTGTTGTTGTCAACCTTCTAGCAGGGTTACCAGAATTCTTTATTAAAGTAGAGGCCCTAATCAATAAATATATTAATGCTTATCCAGAAATCACTGGCTACCTAGCAACAATTGATATTGATTGGCAAAACATGCTGCGCAACACCCTCAATGTGGTGCAAAATGTTTCGTCTAACTTGATTAATACAACCCTATCAACAGTGACATCCATTGCTGGTTGGATTGTCAACCTCTTCTTAGCTATCATCGTCGCCTTCTACATCCTTATGTCTAAAGAAAAACTCGGCCAGCAATTTACCCGCTTAACTGATGCCTATCTCAGTCGGGAGAGATCTAACCGCCTTCATTATTTTATCGCCCTGCTCGATGATGCCTTCTATAATTTTATTACCGGAGAAGTTGTAGAAGCAGTCATTTTAGGCTGTATGGTTGGTTTCGGTATGTGGATGTTTAGCTTCCCTTACGCCTCTATGGTTGGTGTATTAACAGGGGTCACTGCCCTCATCCCACTTTTGGGTGCCTATATCTCTGGAGCAGTTGGTTTCTTCCTAATTCTTATGGAATCACCAACGCAAGCCATCTACTTTGTTA
Proteins encoded in this window:
- a CDS encoding AI-2E family transporter, with protein sequence MKINRRFLFQTIVFIALVIIAILNWPNIIKWVSGFWTVLFPIVLGGMMAYVLNILTAKFEQWWFPKSQNKWVNLARRPVSITLSLLVIFLIIAFTIGMVVPQLIGVVVNLLAGLPEFFIKVEALINKYINAYPEITGYLATIDIDWQNMLRNTLNVVQNVSSNLINTTLSTVTSIAGWIVNLFLAIIVAFYILMSKEKLGQQFTRLTDAYLSRERSNRLHYFIALLDDAFYNFITGEVVEAVILGCMVGFGMWMFSFPYASMVGVLTGVTALIPLLGAYISGAVGFFLILMESPTQAIYFVIFLVIVQQIEGNLIYPRVVGNSLGLPGLWVLVAVTVGGGLLGVGGMVIGVPVAAAFYRMISEDVAYRELKAQADITSDVMSPAEVARAKDFNLRKNN